The Stratiformator vulcanicus genome has a segment encoding these proteins:
- a CDS encoding transglutaminase family protein: MSIRVALNHRTHYTYDRPVSLGPQVIRLRPAVHSRTPIDSYSLTVKPDGHFLNWQQDPYGNFLARCVFSEPTTEFSIEVDLVANMTTINPFDFFLEPQATDYPFDYSTGNIHDLGPYLAEVPVGPKFEKILADVDRTPRRTIDFLVDLNQTVQNHVGYIVRMEPGVQTPEQTLELGSGSCRDSAWLLVALLRRLGFAARFVSGYLIQLVADQKPLDGPEGPVADFTDLHAWTEVFLPGAGWVGLDPTSGLLTGEGHIPLACTPEPTSAAPISGGVSQAEVEFGFSMSVSRIFEDPRVTKPYTEEQWERIEKLGHVVDEHLKNHDCRLTMGGEPTFVAIDDQDGDEWNTAAVGPTKRKLGHELMERLKQRFSTGGLLHNGQGKWYPGEPLPRWAFQCFWRKDGEPIWENEELFAKEGVNYGHTADDADRFAKALAARLGVNPEHAINGYEDVFYYAWRERRLPADVDLSDSKLESKEERTRFAKVVEQGLTAPVGVALPLQFGWWNQQPAWRSGKWVVRSDEMFLLPGDSPMGYRLPLESLLYEGGSADSPRHYELDQMNAVEELPTRSELQRQTAFDSVSSGGVTATNRLSQAQTPAQLRQLVGVGSGDAAPGSDVRPGDSNGHQQPVGRENGQHSSPGDGRAGSSQFDDEVIRTALCIEPRDGKLHLFLPPLDRLEPFLDLIASIEDTAAELDLPVVLEGYLPPRDSRIEHIKVTPDPGVLEVNVHPANDWNELVEITQGVYDEARQTRLGTEKFDTDGSHTGTGGGNHVVLGGPTVADSPFLRRPDLLKSLVGYWQNHPSLSYLFSGKFIGPTSQAPRVDETRGDAISELRIAFEQIKSGREYPSWLVDRVFRHLLVDLTGNTHRAEFCIDKLFSPDTATGRLGLVEFRAFEMPPHARMSLTQQLLLRSMVVRFWEQPYEVPLVDWDTSLHDRFMLPHFVWRDFEDVIDDCRRSGFPLEKEWFAAHQEFRFPRLGEFSQRDVHVELRKAIEPWYVLGEEPAGGATARYVDSSNERMQVKLRGMTDGRHILTCNGRRVPLHPTGTEGEYVAGIRYRAYQPPSCLHPTIPATGPLVFDLIDTWNGRSIGGGRYYVGHPGGLNPDSFPINALEAESRRGTRFHNFGHTGGAVEIPPVEANPDYPMTLDLRREAIR, from the coding sequence ATGAGTATTCGCGTCGCCCTGAATCACCGTACGCATTACACCTACGACCGGCCGGTCAGCCTCGGGCCGCAGGTGATCCGCCTGCGACCGGCCGTCCACAGCCGAACGCCGATCGACAGCTATTCGCTGACCGTCAAACCGGATGGCCACTTTCTGAACTGGCAGCAGGATCCGTACGGGAACTTTCTGGCCCGGTGCGTCTTCTCTGAGCCGACGACCGAATTCAGTATCGAAGTCGATCTCGTCGCTAACATGACGACCATCAACCCGTTCGACTTCTTTCTGGAACCGCAGGCGACGGACTACCCGTTTGACTACTCCACCGGAAATATTCACGACCTCGGGCCGTATCTGGCGGAGGTTCCGGTCGGACCGAAGTTCGAAAAGATCCTCGCCGACGTCGACCGCACGCCCCGCCGCACCATCGACTTCCTTGTCGACCTCAACCAAACCGTGCAGAACCACGTCGGGTATATCGTCCGCATGGAGCCGGGCGTCCAGACACCGGAGCAAACGCTGGAGTTGGGCTCCGGCTCGTGTCGTGATTCCGCTTGGCTGCTCGTCGCACTGCTCCGCCGACTCGGATTCGCCGCCCGATTCGTGTCGGGCTATCTGATTCAACTCGTTGCCGACCAGAAGCCGCTCGATGGGCCGGAAGGGCCTGTTGCGGACTTCACCGATCTGCACGCGTGGACCGAAGTCTTCCTGCCCGGGGCGGGTTGGGTCGGACTCGACCCCACGTCGGGGTTACTCACCGGCGAAGGTCACATTCCGCTCGCCTGCACGCCGGAGCCGACCTCGGCTGCGCCGATTAGCGGAGGGGTCAGTCAGGCGGAAGTCGAATTCGGCTTCTCGATGTCGGTCTCGCGGATCTTCGAAGACCCGCGCGTGACCAAGCCATACACCGAAGAACAGTGGGAACGGATCGAAAAGCTCGGGCACGTCGTTGACGAGCACCTCAAGAACCACGATTGCCGTCTCACGATGGGAGGCGAACCGACGTTCGTCGCGATCGATGACCAGGACGGCGATGAATGGAACACCGCGGCCGTCGGCCCGACCAAGCGGAAACTCGGTCACGAACTGATGGAGCGGCTCAAGCAACGCTTTTCGACCGGCGGCCTACTGCACAATGGTCAGGGCAAATGGTATCCCGGCGAGCCACTGCCGCGGTGGGCTTTTCAGTGCTTCTGGCGCAAAGACGGTGAGCCGATCTGGGAGAACGAAGAACTCTTCGCCAAAGAGGGTGTGAACTACGGACACACCGCCGACGATGCCGATCGCTTCGCGAAAGCTCTGGCGGCCCGGCTCGGCGTGAACCCCGAGCACGCGATCAACGGCTATGAAGATGTCTTTTATTACGCCTGGCGTGAGCGACGGCTGCCCGCAGACGTCGACCTGAGCGATTCGAAGCTGGAAAGCAAAGAAGAACGAACCCGCTTCGCGAAGGTCGTCGAGCAGGGCCTGACAGCGCCGGTCGGTGTCGCGCTTCCGCTGCAATTCGGTTGGTGGAATCAGCAACCGGCGTGGCGCTCGGGGAAATGGGTGGTGCGATCGGACGAAATGTTCCTCCTGCCCGGCGACTCGCCGATGGGCTACCGCCTGCCGCTCGAATCGTTGCTCTATGAGGGCGGCTCAGCCGACTCGCCGCGGCATTACGAACTTGATCAGATGAACGCCGTCGAGGAACTGCCGACACGGTCGGAATTGCAGCGGCAAACAGCATTCGACAGCGTTAGTTCGGGCGGCGTTACCGCGACGAATCGGCTCTCGCAGGCTCAGACGCCGGCTCAACTGCGACAACTCGTGGGCGTCGGTTCCGGCGATGCGGCTCCCGGGTCGGACGTCCGCCCCGGCGACTCGAACGGTCACCAACAACCGGTCGGCCGCGAAAATGGGCAGCATTCTTCACCCGGCGACGGTCGCGCGGGGTCGAGCCAGTTCGACGACGAGGTTATCCGCACGGCCCTGTGCATTGAGCCGCGTGACGGCAAATTGCACCTCTTCCTACCGCCGCTCGATCGGCTCGAGCCCTTCCTCGACCTGATCGCATCGATCGAAGATACCGCGGCCGAATTGGACCTGCCCGTCGTTTTGGAAGGCTATCTTCCGCCCCGAGACAGCCGCATCGAACATATTAAGGTCACGCCCGACCCCGGCGTGCTCGAAGTCAACGTTCACCCGGCGAACGATTGGAACGAACTCGTTGAGATCACGCAGGGCGTCTACGACGAAGCCCGGCAAACGCGGCTCGGGACTGAGAAGTTCGACACCGACGGCTCACACACCGGCACCGGGGGTGGCAATCACGTCGTGCTGGGCGGGCCGACCGTTGCGGACAGCCCCTTCCTGCGTCGCCCCGATTTGCTCAAAAGTCTGGTCGGGTATTGGCAGAATCACCCGTCGCTGTCCTACTTGTTCAGCGGCAAGTTTATCGGCCCGACCAGTCAGGCTCCGCGGGTTGACGAAACTCGTGGCGATGCCATCAGCGAACTTCGAATCGCCTTTGAGCAAATTAAGTCGGGCCGCGAGTATCCGTCCTGGCTTGTCGATCGCGTCTTTCGGCATTTGCTGGTTGACCTGACCGGCAACACGCACCGCGCCGAATTCTGCATCGATAAGCTTTTCTCACCCGACACCGCGACGGGTCGGCTCGGGCTCGTTGAGTTCCGCGCGTTCGAAATGCCCCCGCACGCCCGGATGAGCCTGACGCAACAACTCCTGCTGCGTTCGATGGTCGTCCGGTTCTGGGAACAACCTTACGAGGTTCCGCTCGTCGATTGGGATACTTCGCTGCACGATCGCTTCATGCTGCCGCACTTCGTGTGGCGCGACTTCGAAGACGTTATCGATGACTGCCGGCGCTCGGGCTTTCCGCTCGAGAAAGAGTGGTTCGCCGCGCATCAGGAATTCCGCTTCCCCCGGCTTGGCGAGTTCTCTCAGCGTGACGTGCATGTCGAACTGAGAAAGGCGATTGAGCCGTGGTACGTCCTTGGTGAAGAGCCGGCCGGCGGAGCAACGGCCCGTTACGTCGATTCCTCGAATGAGCGGATGCAGGTCAAACTCCGCGGAATGACCGACGGCCGACACATCCTGACCTGCAACGGACGCCGCGTGCCGCTGCATCCGACCGGGACCGAAGGCGAATACGTCGCCGGAATCCGCTATCGTGCGTATCAACCGCCGAGTTGCCTGCACCCGACGATTCCCGCGACCGGCCCCCTAGTGTTCGACCTGATCGACACGTGGAACGGACGCTCGATCGGCGGCGGACGCTATTACGTTGGGCATCCGGGCGGGTTGAATCCCGATTCCTTCCCGATCAACGCCTTGGAAGCGGAAAGCCGGCGGGGGACGCGATTCCACAACTTCGGCCATACGGGCGGAGCGGTTGAAATTCCCCCTGTCGAAGCGAATCCTGATTACCCCATGACGCTCGATCTCAGACGTGAAGCGATTCGATGA
- a CDS encoding alpha-E domain-containing protein, translating into MLSRVADSIYWLSRYVERAENYSRFIDVNYNLALNEHGDETSNQWWPLIYTTGDQDLFRELHQEADRETVLQFLAFEKENPNSIVSCVASARENARSVRESIPTPLWEQINTFYLLVKSAARQDGPFTDPQSFCRSVRIASHTIIGQTYGTMSHNEAWHFNRIGRLLERADKTSRIVDVQYFHLLPSAADVGSSIDIVRWSALLRSADALTMYRKSHGRITPNEVAEFLLLDREFPRSFHFCLMNVQESMSEITGSKPGTFQCESEKLVGRLRTELDYTSVEDVVRIGLHEYIDSLQTRLNDIGGAIGDDFFSPQSRVTSSQFQSQG; encoded by the coding sequence ATGCTCAGTCGCGTGGCAGACTCAATCTACTGGCTTAGCCGATATGTCGAGCGGGCCGAGAATTACTCCCGATTTATCGACGTCAATTACAACCTCGCGCTCAATGAGCACGGGGACGAGACGTCGAATCAATGGTGGCCGCTCATTTACACGACCGGCGATCAGGACCTGTTTCGGGAATTGCATCAGGAAGCGGATCGCGAAACCGTCTTGCAGTTTCTCGCGTTCGAAAAGGAAAACCCCAACTCCATCGTTTCATGCGTCGCCTCCGCTCGTGAGAACGCCCGCAGCGTGCGCGAGTCGATCCCGACGCCATTGTGGGAGCAGATCAATACGTTCTATCTGCTGGTGAAATCGGCGGCCCGGCAGGACGGCCCCTTCACCGACCCCCAGAGCTTCTGCCGCAGTGTGCGGATCGCCAGTCACACCATCATCGGCCAGACTTACGGCACGATGTCGCACAACGAGGCGTGGCACTTCAATCGCATCGGGCGCTTATTGGAGCGGGCCGACAAGACCTCGCGGATCGTCGACGTTCAGTACTTTCACCTGTTGCCCTCGGCCGCCGACGTCGGTTCGTCGATCGACATCGTTCGCTGGTCGGCGCTACTTCGCTCCGCCGATGCCCTGACGATGTATCGCAAAAGTCACGGGCGGATCACGCCGAACGAGGTCGCCGAATTTCTGCTGCTCGATCGCGAGTTCCCGCGATCGTTCCACTTCTGTCTGATGAACGTGCAGGAGTCGATGTCGGAGATCACCGGCAGCAAGCCCGGCACCTTTCAGTGTGAATCGGAGAAGTTAGTCGGTCGGCTCCGGACGGAATTGGACTACACATCGGTCGAAGACGTCGTTCGGATCGGGCTGCACGAGTACATCGACAGCCTCCAAACGCGTTTGAACGATATAGGCGGTGCAATCGGCGACGATTTCTTCTCGCCTCAGAGTCGAGTGACTTCTTCGCAATTTCAAAGTCAGGGATGA
- a CDS encoding circularly permuted type 2 ATP-grasp protein, whose amino-acid sequence MRALNMFVDDLYNDQKILKDKVVPREVIDSGKSLRDQMRGFSPPQGVWCHISGIDLIRHSDGEFYVLEDNLRCPSGVSYVLENREIMKRSLAKVFGGMTVTPVEEYPERLLEMMIDCAPSKVQNPLAVVLTPGIYNSAYFEHTFLAQQMGVELVQGSDLVVENDHVYMRTTRGLRRVDVIYRRIDDDFLDPECFRPDSTLGVPGIMRAYHAGNVTIANAPGAGVADDKAVYAFVPEVIRYYLSEDPILNNVPTYLCDDPEQRQYVLEHIHELVVKPTGESGGYGIVIGPHSSKSELAECAEQIKAHPRKFVAQPMLNLSTVPTMFDGVMKPRHVDLRSFVLSGKEVYVMPGGLTRVALREGSMVVNSSQGGGSKDTWVLKPPKNSSGKTMGQSQAQSQSQSGSGSQTQSQSTGPVGGNA is encoded by the coding sequence ATTCGTGCCCTCAACATGTTCGTCGACGACCTCTACAACGACCAGAAAATCCTGAAAGACAAAGTCGTCCCGCGCGAGGTGATCGACAGCGGAAAAAGCCTTCGCGACCAGATGCGGGGCTTCAGCCCGCCGCAGGGTGTGTGGTGTCACATCAGCGGGATCGATCTGATCCGCCATTCCGATGGCGAGTTCTACGTTCTCGAAGACAACCTGCGGTGTCCCTCCGGCGTCTCATACGTGCTGGAGAATCGCGAGATCATGAAGCGGTCGCTCGCCAAGGTATTTGGCGGGATGACCGTCACGCCGGTGGAGGAATATCCGGAACGCCTGTTAGAGATGATGATCGACTGCGCTCCGTCGAAGGTGCAAAATCCTCTCGCCGTCGTGCTGACGCCAGGCATCTACAATTCCGCTTACTTCGAACACACGTTCCTGGCCCAGCAGATGGGCGTCGAACTGGTGCAGGGTTCGGACCTCGTCGTCGAAAACGATCACGTTTATATGCGGACGACCCGCGGACTGCGGCGGGTCGACGTGATCTATCGGCGGATCGATGACGACTTCCTCGACCCTGAGTGCTTCCGGCCCGATTCGACGCTCGGCGTGCCCGGCATTATGCGGGCCTACCATGCCGGCAACGTGACGATCGCCAACGCTCCGGGTGCCGGCGTCGCCGACGACAAGGCGGTTTACGCCTTTGTCCCCGAGGTGATCCGCTACTACCTCAGTGAAGATCCGATCCTCAACAACGTGCCGACGTATCTTTGCGACGACCCCGAGCAGCGACAGTACGTGCTGGAACATATCCATGAGCTTGTGGTCAAACCGACCGGCGAGTCGGGCGGCTACGGGATCGTGATCGGCCCGCACTCATCCAAGAGCGAATTGGCCGAATGTGCCGAGCAAATTAAGGCGCACCCCCGCAAGTTCGTCGCCCAACCGATGCTAAATCTTTCGACCGTCCCCACGATGTTCGACGGCGTGATGAAGCCGCGACATGTCGATCTGCGATCGTTCGTGCTGTCGGGGAAAGAGGTTTACGTGATGCCCGGCGGATTGACTCGCGTGGCGTTGCGGGAGGGTTCGATGGTCGTCAATTCCTCTCAGGGTGGCGGCAGTAAAGATACGTGGGTGCTCAAGCCGCCGAAGAATTCGTCCGGTAAAACAATGGGCCAGTCGCAGGCTCAGTCCCAATCACAGTCTGGGTCCGGGTCCCAAACGCAGTCACAGTCTACTGGCCCGGTCGGAGGGAATGCCTGA
- a CDS encoding circularly permuted type 2 ATP-grasp protein, with product MTEQRQTQAASSAPADAASPEALSSPPPVPLSNSNPATAASALSAYRAPAGRYDEMIDNAGHIRSAWTGFRSIVDRLGERVLSRRWDRSQRLIYENGITFAAYGDPSDTPRPWRVDALPILVGEDEWGAIAEGLKQRARLMSALLADLYGPRTILAAGVMPAEAIYRNPGYRLPYHAHLNAESNWLPFFSSDLGRSPDGRWWVLADRTEAASGLGFALENRIVVSRMLPEPFRDCQVQRLASFFMNMRKTLGELAPRNRENPRVVLLTNGPSHRNYFEDAYLARYLGYPLAEGGDLTVRGDAVYLKTLDGLRMVDVIFRRPTSHDCDPLELGGNSSSGIAGLLSAVRRGGVSVANPLGSGLVESPAIMAFLPRLCRFLFGEELKLPGVASWWCGEAASKDYVLKNLDRLDIKPAFRLRGRDASLIEEIKHLDKAALAERIKAEPTAFVAQEKVDRSTAPLWNANSITPTRIAVRTYLVATGDDYDVMPGGLARTSVETDQLEVSLLSGEGSKDTWVVGSSPVEHTSLLPRGDESIALLRDGVDVPSRVAGNIFWFGRQLERLDAAARLVRTAISRLSGERSDDQLPELPAIYRALSELGLVRSDMMYESVPDLVPQLADALSSGLFDVRRPGTLRGIFNRLQRVATITRDRLSPDTWRSVIRIEERLHRAEKAATDPADLLDLSNALIIDVAAISGMVIESTTRTTLFAFLELGRRMERSVQGLNIIRNCLVEPEYVGGELLEVCLELSDSLMTYRSRYLARLQLEAVFDLVMTDESNPRSVAYQLADICRQVDRLPREKSASGYSSDQRLAMSMLHAVRMADVEKICDQRRLGDKAPLEKLVDEIDESLPKLNNVVAHRYLELTGKTHQLSEPEHAG from the coding sequence ATGACAGAGCAGCGGCAGACTCAGGCGGCCTCCTCCGCCCCGGCTGATGCTGCGTCGCCGGAGGCGCTGTCATCACCGCCACCGGTTCCGCTCTCCAATTCGAATCCGGCGACCGCGGCTTCGGCGCTGTCCGCCTACCGGGCACCGGCGGGGCGTTATGACGAGATGATCGATAACGCCGGGCATATTCGCTCGGCGTGGACCGGTTTCCGCTCGATCGTCGACCGCCTCGGCGAACGGGTTCTGTCACGTCGCTGGGATCGGTCGCAGCGGCTGATCTACGAAAACGGCATCACCTTCGCCGCCTACGGCGACCCGTCCGACACACCCCGACCCTGGCGTGTGGACGCGCTTCCGATTTTGGTCGGCGAAGATGAATGGGGGGCGATCGCGGAGGGCCTTAAGCAACGGGCTCGCTTGATGTCGGCGCTCCTGGCCGATCTGTACGGACCTCGAACGATCCTCGCCGCGGGCGTGATGCCTGCCGAGGCGATCTATCGAAATCCGGGATACCGGCTGCCCTATCACGCTCACCTCAACGCGGAATCGAACTGGCTGCCGTTCTTCTCCAGTGATCTGGGACGAAGCCCCGACGGGCGGTGGTGGGTGTTGGCCGATCGGACCGAAGCGGCCTCCGGGCTCGGCTTCGCGCTGGAAAACCGGATCGTCGTCTCGCGAATGCTTCCCGAACCATTCCGCGATTGCCAAGTGCAGCGGCTCGCGTCGTTCTTCATGAACATGCGGAAAACGCTCGGCGAACTGGCCCCCCGCAACCGCGAGAATCCTCGGGTCGTGCTGCTGACAAACGGGCCTTCGCACCGGAATTATTTCGAAGATGCCTACCTCGCCCGCTATCTCGGTTACCCGCTCGCCGAAGGGGGCGACCTGACCGTACGCGGCGATGCGGTTTACCTCAAAACGCTCGACGGCCTGCGGATGGTCGACGTCATCTTCCGCCGACCGACCAGCCACGACTGCGACCCTTTGGAATTGGGTGGGAATTCCAGCAGCGGCATCGCCGGGTTGCTCAGCGCGGTGCGGCGCGGCGGTGTTTCGGTCGCCAATCCGCTCGGGTCAGGCTTGGTCGAGTCGCCCGCGATCATGGCGTTCCTGCCCCGGTTGTGCCGCTTTCTGTTCGGCGAGGAATTAAAGCTACCGGGTGTTGCCTCGTGGTGGTGCGGTGAAGCGGCATCGAAGGACTACGTACTGAAGAATCTGGATCGCCTCGACATCAAACCGGCATTTCGTCTTCGAGGCCGAGATGCCTCGCTGATTGAAGAAATTAAGCATCTCGATAAGGCCGCGCTCGCCGAACGGATTAAAGCCGAGCCGACGGCGTTCGTTGCTCAGGAGAAAGTCGATCGCTCGACGGCGCCTCTCTGGAACGCCAATTCGATCACTCCGACTCGTATAGCGGTCCGGACCTATCTGGTGGCGACCGGCGACGACTATGACGTGATGCCCGGAGGTTTGGCCCGCACTTCGGTCGAAACCGATCAGCTTGAAGTTTCGCTGCTTTCCGGCGAAGGGAGCAAAGATACCTGGGTCGTCGGCAGCAGCCCGGTCGAGCACACCTCGCTGTTGCCCCGCGGCGACGAATCGATCGCGCTGTTGCGCGACGGCGTCGACGTGCCGAGCCGTGTCGCCGGAAACATTTTCTGGTTCGGACGTCAGCTCGAACGGCTCGACGCGGCCGCCCGGCTCGTCCGGACGGCGATCTCGCGACTCTCCGGCGAGCGATCGGATGACCAGCTTCCCGAACTTCCGGCCATTTACCGCGCGCTGTCGGAACTCGGATTGGTGCGGTCGGATATGATGTATGAGTCGGTGCCCGATTTGGTGCCTCAACTGGCCGATGCCCTCTCGTCCGGGCTGTTCGATGTCCGTCGGCCCGGGACGCTTCGAGGGATATTCAACCGGCTGCAACGCGTGGCGACCATCACTCGAGACCGCCTTTCGCCCGATACCTGGCGGAGCGTCATCCGGATCGAAGAACGTCTTCACCGCGCTGAGAAAGCCGCGACCGACCCGGCTGACCTGCTCGATTTGTCCAACGCGCTCATTATCGACGTGGCCGCGATCAGCGGGATGGTCATCGAGAGTACCACCCGCACGACGTTGTTCGCGTTCCTCGAACTGGGCCGCCGCATGGAACGCTCGGTGCAGGGGCTGAACATCATTCGGAACTGCCTTGTCGAGCCCGAATATGTAGGCGGCGAATTGCTCGAGGTGTGCTTGGAGTTGTCTGACAGCCTGATGACCTATCGCTCCCGATACCTCGCTCGCCTGCAACTCGAAGCCGTGTTCGACCTCGTGATGACCGATGAATCGAATCCAAGGAGTGTGGCGTACCAACTCGCCGACATCTGTCGGCAGGTCGATCGGCTGCCGCGGGAGAAGTCGGCCAGCGGCTACTCGTCCGATCAGCGACTGGCGATGTCGATGTTGCACGCGGTCCGCATGGCCGATGTGGAAAAGATTTGTGACCAACGTCGGCTCGGCGACAAGGCTCCTCTGGAGAAACTGGTCGACGAAATCGACGAATCGCTACCGAAGTTGAACAATGTCGTTGCGCATCGCTATCTCGAGTTGACCGGCAAGACCCATCAACTCTCAGAGCCGGAGCACGCGGGATGA
- the cobA gene encoding uroporphyrinogen-III C-methyltransferase — translation MPDKSSTQSGRVYIVGGGPGDPRLISVRGVECLREADLVLYDTLVSPLLLRHTKAQCEHAGRESGPGGPRVNQDEINQRLISEAKAGKIVVRLKGGDPFIFGRGSEEAAALAAEAIPYEIVPGITAAVAAAEYAGISLTHRKHASSVAFVTGHEDPTKPDSSLDYQQLATWPGTLVFYMGLHRLTQISSELIRHGMAAETPACVISRGAQALQQTVTSSLSTIAEAARNAKLVAPSLTIIGDCVRQREAICWFEQKTLFGTRIGITRPDGQADGAINQALELGAEPIVMPMIEIGPPADWAPVDEAIKKLPEFDWLIFTSANGVQYFLDRLRTRDYDARRLAGLKIAAIGPATAAALTAYCLTADLVPDEYRAEALAGALEPEAAGRRVLWAGADRGREVLIDRLTSAGADVTKVATYRNVDADRFPADAARLLRAGKIHWIGLSSPSIARNFANLLDDEMRSHLGQTVRLATISPVTTAAAKEVGIPVAAEATTYTWDGIFSALQRA, via the coding sequence ATGCCCGACAAGTCCTCCACTCAATCCGGCCGGGTCTATATCGTCGGAGGTGGTCCGGGTGATCCTCGGTTAATTTCGGTTCGCGGTGTCGAGTGTTTGCGTGAAGCCGACCTCGTCCTCTACGACACGCTCGTCTCGCCCCTCTTGCTTCGCCACACAAAGGCGCAATGTGAACACGCGGGCCGCGAGTCCGGACCGGGCGGTCCACGAGTGAATCAGGACGAAATCAATCAACGCTTAATTTCCGAAGCCAAAGCCGGCAAGATCGTTGTGAGACTTAAGGGTGGTGACCCTTTTATATTTGGCCGCGGCAGCGAAGAGGCGGCGGCGCTGGCTGCAGAAGCGATTCCCTATGAAATTGTCCCGGGGATCACCGCCGCCGTTGCGGCAGCCGAGTATGCGGGAATTTCGTTAACGCATCGCAAGCACGCATCATCGGTCGCTTTCGTGACCGGTCACGAAGACCCTACAAAACCCGATTCGTCACTCGACTATCAGCAGCTTGCGACTTGGCCGGGAACGCTCGTGTTCTATATGGGACTTCACCGTTTGACGCAAATTTCTTCGGAATTAATTCGGCACGGCATGGCCGCCGAGACGCCTGCATGTGTCATCAGCCGCGGCGCACAAGCCCTGCAGCAAACCGTGACATCTTCCCTATCGACGATCGCCGAAGCGGCCCGTAACGCAAAGCTCGTCGCGCCGTCATTGACGATCATTGGTGATTGCGTTCGGCAGCGTGAAGCGATCTGCTGGTTCGAGCAGAAGACGCTGTTCGGTACGCGAATCGGCATCACGCGGCCGGACGGCCAGGCCGACGGAGCGATCAATCAAGCCCTGGAACTGGGCGCCGAACCGATCGTGATGCCGATGATCGAAATCGGTCCCCCGGCAGACTGGGCTCCGGTCGACGAGGCGATTAAGAAGCTGCCTGAATTCGACTGGCTTATTTTTACCAGCGCCAACGGCGTGCAGTATTTTCTGGACCGTTTAAGAACGCGCGACTACGATGCCCGTCGGCTGGCCGGGTTAAAGATCGCCGCGATCGGTCCGGCCACGGCGGCGGCTCTGACGGCCTATTGCCTCACGGCTGATCTCGTGCCCGACGAATATCGGGCCGAAGCCCTTGCCGGAGCATTAGAGCCAGAGGCCGCAGGTCGACGTGTTCTATGGGCCGGGGCCGACCGGGGGCGCGAGGTTTTGATCGATCGACTCACTTCGGCGGGGGCCGACGTGACAAAGGTTGCGACTTATCGCAACGTCGATGCCGACCGCTTTCCCGCCGACGCCGCGCGACTATTGCGAGCCGGAAAGATTCATTGGATCGGCCTGAGCAGCCCGTCGATCGCCCGGAACTTCGCGAACCTGCTCGACGATGAGATGCGATCCCACTTGGGCCAGACCGTCCGCCTCGCCACGATCAGCCCGGTCACGACCGCCGCGGCAAAAGAGGTCGGAATCCCCGTAGCCGCCGAAGCGACGACCTATACGTGGGACGGCATCTTCTCAGCTTTGCAGCGAGCGTAA
- a CDS encoding transglutaminase family protein: MTPDPQANSTGSTAVPAEAGPVRYRITHTTSFNYSAPSPVCHNRARLSPRERAGQSTDFFRLVISPEPSDAWVNQDYFGNRVDYFSIQDAHSGLTVTAVSDVTVQPPIAKSVPNTSLPWESVRDELAGPKLKSDDLPLLRFRSPLVPMSDQATAYAQESFLPDRPIVEAGLDLTRRIHTDFKYDTRATTVSTPVDEVFEKRAGVCQDFAHVQLACLRSLGLASRYVSGYLRTLPPPGKPRLVGVDASHAWVGLYCGEEVGWVDFDPTNDVIPKTDHVTLALGRDYADTCPVAGVFIGGGDHTMSVSVDVAPMDET; this comes from the coding sequence ATGACGCCGGATCCTCAAGCGAATTCAACCGGTTCGACGGCCGTGCCTGCGGAAGCGGGACCGGTTCGCTATCGCATCACGCACACGACCAGCTTCAACTACTCTGCCCCGTCACCGGTTTGTCACAATCGAGCCCGGTTGTCGCCGCGTGAGCGGGCCGGGCAATCGACCGATTTCTTTCGACTCGTTATTTCGCCGGAACCCTCCGACGCTTGGGTCAACCAAGACTACTTCGGCAACCGCGTCGACTATTTTTCCATTCAGGACGCTCACAGCGGCTTGACCGTAACGGCGGTGAGTGACGTCACCGTGCAACCGCCGATCGCGAAGTCAGTGCCGAATACTTCTTTGCCGTGGGAATCGGTCCGCGATGAATTGGCCGGTCCAAAATTGAAGTCGGACGATCTGCCGCTGCTGCGATTTCGCTCACCACTGGTTCCAATGTCGGATCAGGCGACGGCGTACGCCCAAGAGTCATTCCTGCCGGATCGACCAATCGTCGAGGCGGGGCTCGACCTTACCCGGCGGATTCACACCGACTTCAAATACGACACGCGGGCGACGACGGTCAGCACTCCCGTCGATGAAGTCTTTGAAAAGCGCGCGGGTGTCTGCCAGGACTTTGCCCATGTCCAACTCGCCTGTCTGCGGTCGTTGGGTCTCGCATCACGGTACGTGAGCGGTTACCTCCGCACATTACCGCCACCGGGGAAGCCAAGACTCGTGGGCGTTGATGCCTCCCATGCGTGGGTCGGACTGTATTGCGGCGAAGAGGTCGGGTGGGTCGATTTCGACCCGACCAACGATGTGATCCCCAAGACTGACCATGTCACGCTGGCCCTCGGTCGCGACTACGCCGACACCTGCCCGGTGGCGGGCGTCTTTATCGGCGGGGGCGACCATACCATGAGCGTCTCGGTCGACGTCGCGCCGATGGACGAGACGTAA